From the genome of Globicephala melas chromosome 14, mGloMel1.2, whole genome shotgun sequence, one region includes:
- the MRAP2 gene encoding melanocortin-2 receptor accessory protein 2 isoform X3, which yields MNSFVSDFGRPMEPDKVFSRQGNEEARSLFHCYINEMDHLDKAKGGLQTTALDSEVQLQEAIRRSGQPEEELNRLMKFDIPNFVHTDQNSSFGEDDLLISERPIVLENKPVAQTSHKDLD from the coding sequence ATGAACAGCTTTGTGTCAGACTTTGGAAGGCCAATGGAACCAGATAAGGTCTTTTCTCGACAGGGCAATGAGGAAGCCAGGTCCCTCTTTCACTGCTACATCAATGAAATGGACCACTTGGACAAGGCCAAAGGTGGTCTCCAGACCACAGCCCTCGACAGTGAAGTTCAACTTCAGGAAGCCATCAGACGCAGTGGGCAGCCAGAGGAGGAGCTGAACAGGCTCATGAAATTTGACATCCCCAACTTCGTCCACACGGACCAGAACTCCTCCTTTGGGGAAGATGATCTCCTTATTTCAGAACGACCTATTGTTCTAGAAAATAAGCCAGTTGCCCAGACCTCACACAAAGACTTGGACTGA